In the Oncorhynchus keta strain PuntledgeMale-10-30-2019 unplaced genomic scaffold, Oket_V2 Un_contig_18163_pilon_pilon, whole genome shotgun sequence genome, CAGGACCACCATACATAAAATGCAAAGTAAATGCATCATTTGATAGATAttatggcagagtcaggagtttTTTACGGGCAGGTCACAAGGTCAGAAAAATCTCTTGGCTGTGATAAGTCGTGATTAGCacccagagtttttcctgaccatgaAGAAACTCCTGTCTCAGACATATTACATAAGTCGTAGTGATTACATGAAACCCATGAACAAATCTGAGGTTTCTTGTCTGTACATGAAACTAGCTCATAATAATTATTATGATGTAACATTTCAGAACACTGAAGAGGCCAGCACATCAACTACAGTGTTGAAACCAAAGACTGACAAGAAGCCCCTACGGAGCAGTGgtatgttgacatatttgatgatgagAGCAGTATTGTAATTGGGGGCTTCCAGAGGTATGTTTGTAATGGCTGGGAGGGTGTGTAAGCAACACAAAAAGGGGGTTAAGTGTAATTAAATTTTTATGATTGTATTTCCCTTGCGACCCAATAATAAAACGTAAGACATCATGCTCACTGTTAGTAATTAAGCAGGTTCTGAATCCTACTAGATCCGTTTCTGCCTCCATGCAATGATGAGCCACTTCCATAGTCATGCAAGGCACTAATCTTACTGTAAATTAAAAGCTCTGCTATTCTTACTGAAACCTATTCAAATGttatacatttaacatttacaccTGCAAATGGTGACAAATATAAAGTACATACCAGTAGTAACTAAGGAATGAAATCCACAAAAGAAAAACAATTGAACACTGCGCAACGCACCTTTGTACTGAAACTAGTTGGTCTTGCTAGTTATGTACATCTGTCTGTATTATGATTGCTAATATTTTGTATTTCAAAAACGTTAGCGATACAAAATGTCCATCCTTGCAACTGATGTTTTTAGGATTAGGATCCGGTAAGAAGCAGTACCTCTGGGGGGGGGTGTATCCAAACAATGTCTTTAAAAAAATGGCTAAACTGTGACGTTGCTCCTTTAAGGAATAAGTAGCAGGTAGGTGACTCTGGcgtcctccatctcctctctgttCCAGTAACCTACATTCTGCCCTGCTGTGTGTATTTCAGGCTTTAATCCCCTGAGCGGAGAGGGAGGTGGATCCTGTGCGTGGAGACCAGGAAGGAGAGGGCCGTCAGCTGGCGGCGGATGAGGTTAAAGGAGGTCAGAGCCACAGGCTCAAGGTAGACATCTCCCCCTTAACCCGGATCTAGGATCAGAATACCCTATTATTGTTCCTAACATGAACTATTAGGAGGATGGAAGAAATATCTGACCCTGTATCTGTGGCTAGGTGTGACTTGTGCCTACTCTGAGGTGACCTGTGAACTCTGATATTTGACCCATCCGagtcacacacactgacccactgaaggAAGCTGCCAGCAATCTCAAAGCCCTCTTAGTTATTGATCTAAATCAATCTGTTATTTGTAACTCTCTGTGTTTGGGTTTAGGGATTGGTTTCACAACTGTCTGTGTTTTTAGATCATGTTGCCTCAGTAATATTAGCATTGTCAAAAAATACAATGTGTTGCCACATGATAACGATGGATCCTTTATGTTTTAATGCCTTTGGACAACTTCAAACTAACCAGTGGTTGAAAACGATTGTCTTGTTTCCACATTCAAATGTTGGCTTATTGAATCATCTTATTTCAGGACACCTGAGAAGGACTTCTGAGTACGACAGTTTCTAATGATGCTATTCCTGTAAATGGCACCTGTGCCAGTGGGTTTGGCTGATGACTTtcagtgtaactgtgtgtgttttcttgtcTTCTTTTGGGGTTGGCATCTGTGTAAACTTTCAAATGTGCGCTGCCTACCAAGGCTTCATGTTGTGAGAGTAGATGCTAGCCAGATGGCTTTAGTAGTGCTGTGCACCGTACTGCTTTTTATACAATTACATAAATCAGATGTAACCGTTAGTCATCGTATTATTTATTGGAATATCAATGATCATCGAGCAATTTTAGTTACTGAGAAATAAACTGACCTGCACCTTTTATCACAATAAAGATATTATAGATAAGTTGTCTACGTATCTGTGATGTTTGATGGGGAGGCTGACTGTGACGACACAATAGCTAATGTAATGCTCCAGTAGCGTAATCATACACCTGCCAACTCCATGTTGCCCACTAGATGGCGGCAGTGTAATGTAAATGAAGCCACAATCATAACGGTATAGGTACATAGTTTCTAAACTGTATTGGGTAAGATCGCACTGATTTCTATGGCTGTCATAGTTGTAGTCTTGCTCTTAAATTGATAAGAACTTTATACAATCATTATAAACCTTATGTTAATTTTCTGCACACCATTTACATTAATTGAGTTTGTGGTTGGCCTAGTCGGTTATGATGTCTCAGAAATTGCTTTTTCATTTCACTATCAGTGCCGCATATTAACTCGGCTGACGTTTAATTTCAAGGTTCAACAATGCTTGCTCTACTTTTTTGCATGTCTGCATGCATGGTCTTTCACTTTCACCGGCTCATCATCAGGGCATTCTCAGCTTGTGATCAGACTTGCACGTCAAATACTGGAAGGAAAAAAACGGAGACCACTGCGTAAGCACACACCCCAGCCAGTCAGAGCGCTCCTACGGAGTATCCACTAGGTCAAATCACACAGTTAAGCCGCGTTGCTACTAAGCGTTTTCGACATTCTCACAATGGCGAGGTAGTGGAAAGAATGGGTTGGCTACGCGTCTCTGGGCGAAGAAGAAACCATACATTTTGTTGAAGGTCGCAGTTTTTTGTCATTTATTGATAGCGACGGAATGCTTGCTGATTAGTAGGGCCACATGAAGAGAGGAGTGTACGTTCAGGTGGTGGGTTTATGGAGACTGCTACGTATGCAGCAGCCAGCTTACATCGGGACCAAAAGCGGGTTGGAGAAGAAAGAGGCTTTCCTACCATGAGAGCGAGTTAACCCCGTTTTTTTTTATGAGGGAGAAACAATTGAACCAATATTGCTTTACAAAGACGCTGTGTTGGCAACAGCGAGAATAGGCTACGAGGCAAATCGGAGTTTGGTCAAGTTTTGGGGAATGGCAGGTCGAAGCCGAAGAGCATGGTTTAGTGTTCTGTTGGGGCTGGTTGTCGGGTTCACCCTggcttccagactcatattaccGAAGGCTACGGAGTTGAAGAAATCCGGTCAGAAACGCAAGGCGAACCCAGCCGGTTGCGGGTTGAACGGGGGTCTGAGGAGAGAATTCGGTGGGATATTATGGCCCCCGCAAGATAACGGATTTTCGGCGACCGAGAAGCCAGTTCCGAGGTCCAACAATTTCCTTTACGTCGGCGTCATGACTGCCCAGAAGTACCTGAATAACCGCGCCATCGCGGCACATAGGTAAGTTATGTGTAGAAATGGAAGGAATGTTGCTTTTTCTCTTTAACAAGATACCATTTTCAGCTATTAGTTTTCTGTCCCAGGGTTTCTGTACGCATCAGTTCTgctcattcctctcctcattctGAAATTGTCAGCCTACATTTTACATAGGCACTTAAAGATAAATATTGTTGCTAGTTTTCTGCCAAATAGGGATACCGAATTTCAACTATGTTGACTACACTCTTTAAGTCTTATGCACAATTGTTATTAATCTAATCGATACAAATGTTGCTAGTCGCCATTTAACAGTGTATCAATGCCATGTGTGGCTGTGGCCTGTATTATGATAGACCTTTTTCTTGTGAGCTATTAAACACCTCAACGTTAGGCAGATCATGTCCTATAAGTTGGCAAGACAAAACCTTGTTGGATATACTAttatagatgatatagagtcaCTATAACTTGTCTTAAGTGACATTTAGAAGTCTTTGTTACAGGGTCTATGTTATAACATGCTCTCAACATTCACATTCACACCCACATTTGCCCTACAAACATCATACTTCAATAGGCAAACTCTTTTGTTCAGTTTTTCAGGCCTTTGCCAACTCTGAACACATTCGCTTCACAATTGAGCTGTATAATTCTGTGGTGATGGTTTTACCATCAGATGAGCTGCGTAGGCTCTTTGGTAGGCTAGTTTTTAATTAGATTGAGTAGGCAATGGCTCCATCCAAGATATCTCCAATTGTGAGGGGTTTCTGTAGGTGTTTCGTTGTAGACTAGCACTGATGCTATTAGTATAGCTCTAAATGTAGAGATGTCTGTTTGGAAAGAGTGAATGTTAATGTCATTATCCTTGAAATGTCTTTCATCTCGGCCCGACTGAAATGCAGTGAATGTGAAGCTGAAGGTTTTATGAAATGATGGGTTGGACCGAGAAGACTGCAGACTCAACAGTGCTATCTTTTCATGTGTCCAGTCATGTGGAAGATTCAATATAATTCAGGGGAAATGTGTTTGCCTATCTGCAAAGACATACAAGTATATCTGTGTTCAATCAGATTAATTAGTAGAGTAGTTTATTTAGTCTCCCTCGAATGTCCTTTCAATGGACCGATCATGATGAACGTCGAGAGACCTGAGAAGGAGATATCTATCACAGTATTTTACATCCACTCCCATGTCTTTATTTTGGACCCAAAGTAAAGTCCCATTTAGTTTATTTTCAGTGCAGTGTCTCAGTTGTTAGTTAATTACTAGATTCCCCATTCAAATACAGTTCTTTATCCCAATGAAACATTACTGGTGCTCAGTTGGGTAGGGCTCAACTCAGTGGGCTCAAGTCAGTGGACCTCTTGTAAATACAGGTTATAACacatgttatgctgtgttattacatgacgttcctccatctatttgacattttagtcatttattaGACTCTTACAGTAGTgaatattagaggtcgaccgattatgatttttcaacgctgataccaattattggaggaccacaaaagccgatgccgatttaaataaataaataaaaaatatatatatttgtaataatgacaattacaacaatactgaattaacacatattcaaacttaatataatacatcaataaaatcaatttagcctcaagtaaataataaaacatgttcaatttgttttaaataatgcaaaaacaaagtgatggagaagaaagtaaaagtgcgaTTTGTGCCATGtcagaaagctaacgtttcagttccttgctcagaaaatgagaacatatgaaagctgatggttccttttaacatgagtcttcaatattcccaggtaagatgttttaggttgtagttattaataggactatttccctctataccatttgtattttattaacctttgactattggatgttcttataggcactttagtattgtcagtgtaacagtatagcttctgtccctctcctcgctcctccctgggcttgaaccagcaacacaacgacaacagccaccacatcgaagcagcgttacccatgcagagcaagggaaacaaccaccccaaggctcagagcgagtgaagtttgaaacgctattagcgcgcgctaactagccagccatttcacttcggtcacaccagcctcatctcgggagttgataggtttgaagtcataaacagctcaatgcttgacgcacaacgaagagctgctggcaaaacgcacgaaagtgctgtttgaatgaatgtttacgcgcctgcttctgcctaccaccgctcagtcagatacttagatacttgtatgctcagtcagattatatgcaacacaggacacgctagataatatctagtaatatcatcaaccatgtgtagttaactagtgattatgattgattgttttttataagataagtttaatgctcgctagcaacttaccttggcttactgcatttgtgtaacaggcagtctccttgtggagtgcaacgagagagaggcaggtcgttattgcgttggacaagttaactgtaaggttgcaagattggatcccccgagcggACAAGacaaaatctgtctttctgcccctgaacagggcatTTAACCCACCGTTCCAAAAATCGGCAagtcggcgcccaaaaataccgatttccgattgttatgaaaacttgaaatcggccctaattaatcggtcgacctctagtgaatatatatatatatatacacgtttTCCCtggtgggaattgaacccacaaccctggcgttgcaagcatcatgctctaccaactgaaccacatGGGACCATCTATCTATGTCCTTCGTGGGCCCagacttgtgtgtgtgttagtactCTTACCCACTCTCCATCCTATAGAGTAcctgacctctgcctgtctctctctgtagaacGTGGGCTCAGACCATCCCGGGCCATGTGGAGTTCTTCTCCAGCGAGGGTTCGGacaccaccatccccatccccatcgtGGCGCTGCACAACGTGGACGACTCCTACCCACCGCAGAAGAAGTCCTTCATGATGCTCAAGTACATGCACGATCACTACCTGGATCAATATGAGTGGTTCATGCGGGCCGACGATGATGTGTACATCAAGAGCGAGCGCCTGGAGGGCTTCCTGCGCTCGCTCAACAGCAGCGAGGCACTCTTCCTGGGCCAGACGGGCATGGGCGCCCGCGACGAGCTGGGCAAGCTGGCGCTGGAGCCCGGTGAGAACTTCTGCATGGGTGGCCCCGGCGTGATCATGAGCCGCGAGGTGCTGCGCCGGATGGTTCCTCACATCGGCCAGTGCCTGCAGGAGATGTACACCACGCATGAAGACGTTGAGGTGGGACGCTGCGTGCGGAGGTTTGCCGGCGTGCAGTGTGTCTGGTCCTACGAGGTAAGAGCAAAGATGGCGGCTGGTCGTATTGTATACTGCAGTTAGTCCATCTATCACTGCTTTTGAAGGTTTATTTTTAATTGGTGTTATACAAGAGAAGGCTGGGTAGAAAACCATCTGAGAATGAGGATGTAGTCGGTAGAAATGTCCTTCACTGTATTCCGTCTGAAGTGTACTGAATCGCCAACAAGACGCCTATCTTGGTTTGAAGTACTCTGTGAAGTGAAAGACATCATGCAGTGGATTTCCCACACACCACAGTAGAGTGTCAAGGGCATAAGTTGATAGTCAGTAGATCTGGCACCTTCAGTAGGCAGTCCTTAGACTATCTCCTGGCAGATTTACTATTCACAATATATTTATGTGACCATATGATTTCTTGACAGATCAAAGAAAGGGACAATTCCATGAAATGATGCTGAGCACCAGTGCGTCTAGGAGTCCGATATTAATTGCTGTAATGATTAGGCTTTGCTGTACCGTCATTCCCCAGTGACCTACTGTAGAGTAAAAACTGAGCACATATTGGTTACTGTCATGGCTGCACCTTTACAACAGATGGGATTGGTGGGATTGGTGGGCTGCATTTTGCATTCGTAAACCATGAATGTTTACACCTTGTTCCGTCATGTTACCTCATTATCTAGCGAGCTGACAGCCTGGTTACTTCACCATTCTATCCACTACACATTAGAGGCACAGAAAGAAAGGAAAGGGGTGGCTTCTTCAGCAGGGGAAGGATCACACCAATGAGTGAATGACTGATCTCTTGCATGTCGTCACCCACAAACTCGATGTTCTTAAAGAGACCCTGTACAATTCTAATGTTTTGCATCTCAATAGGTACACAATGTAGAAACCTCATTTTTCAATGACGGGATTTTGTTTCAACATTTTAGCTTTTTATAATAAACAAATGTCTTTACACTGTTAAATATTCATTTACATAGCACAACGTGTGCTTCATATATACTGTATCTCAATAAATTTCAACTTTATTTTCTGGCCAAACAATATTTTTTTCCCGCATATACTGCAATCAGACTTTTGCTTTCTAACGTGCGTTGTTCTAAAATCAACCCCATTTAAGGTTCTGCAGGTGTAATTTAACAAGGTTCTGCAGGTGTAATTTAACAAGGTTCTGCAGGTGTAATTTAACAAGGTTCTGCAGGTGTAATTTAACAAGGTTCTGCAGGTGTAATTTAACAAGGTTCTGCAGGTGTAATTTAACAAGGTTCTGCAGGCGTAATTTAACAAGGTTCTGCAGGCGTAATTTAACAAGGTTCTGCAGGCGTAATTTCGGCTATCAGAGATTATGGGTTGCAGCTTGGCAAAAGGTGTCTGTTTTCTGACTGACAGCCTTTGTTAGTGTGTTCTTCTCACAGTAACTGGAGCTTTCGTGCTGCTGTCCTCCTCACAAGCATTAgacagagactagagagggaactGTCAGACTCTTAATTCAACTGTCGATCAATTCATGTCTTTATTCATTAGGACCACTTGATCTGACGTGTGCGTTCGCTTACGCCCCCGCGCCCCGCTTGTCCTTTGATATCAAGGTTATTATGACCCAGAGtcacttctgtgtgtgtgtgtgtgtgtgtgtgtttattgaccAGTTTGTAAACCATAACAAGACATGTTCTGTTTGCAGTTGTCCACTGGGTTCCTTTGCAAACTACCAGAAACAGTATGTTGTGTATTTTGGCAGCAGACACAAGGCCGGGCACCCACCCACCATACGGTTGACTTGGCATTCTTCACTTCAGTTAGTCATTTAGCCATAAATTAGTCACTGTTGAGACATGCAGCTAAATGCACATTTCCCCCATCCAAATAAATCTGCATATAATATCAGGCCTGTGAACAAATTGTTAAAACACAGCATCTGTTCAGTTTTTAAAGCTGCTCATTAATCTGGTTTGGCAGGTggaatgagacagacatgtctgcTGTCTCATATACAGAGTTCAGTCCCAGCCACCTTTACGACCTGCCTGGGGCCACTTTTAAACAGCCATTTGATGTGAGTTTTAATTACAGCTTATTGTTTATCTAGTTACAGAGAGCGGAGCCAAGCAACTGCATCATTAATatcagtgagggtgtgtgtgtgtgtgtgtgtgtgtgtgtgtgtgtgtgtgtctgtcctcttcctcctaagtgtgtgtgtgtgtctctgtctctctgtcctcttcctcctaagtgtggatggaggggt is a window encoding:
- the chsy3 gene encoding chondroitin sulfate synthase 3 isoform X1; amino-acid sequence: MAGRSRRAWFSVLLGLVVGFTLASRLILPKATELKKSGQKRKANPAGCGLNGGLRREFGGILWPPQDNGFSATEKPVPRSNNFLYVGVMTAQKYLNNRAIAAHRTWAQTIPGHVEFFSSEGSDTTIPIPIVALHNVDDSYPPQKKSFMMLKYMHDHYLDQYEWFMRADDDVYIKSERLEGFLRSLNSSEALFLGQTGMGARDELGKLALEPGENFCMGGPGVIMSREVLRRMVPHIGQCLQEMYTTHEDVEVGRCVRRFAGVQCVWSYERADSLVTSPFYPLHIRGTERKERGGFFSRGRITPMSE
- the chsy3 gene encoding chondroitin sulfate synthase 3 isoform X2; this translates as MAGRSRRAWFSVLLGLVVGFTLASRLILPKATELKKSGQKRKANPAGCGLNGGLRREFGGILWPPQDNGFSATEKPVPRSNNFLYVGVMTAQKYLNNRAIAAHRTWAQTIPGHVEFFSSEGSDTTIPIPIVALHNVDDSYPPQKKSFMMLKYMHDHYLDQYEWFMRADDDVYIKSERLEGFLRSLNSSEALFLGQTGMGARDELGKLALEPGENFCMGGPGVIMSREVLRRMVPHIGQCLQEMYTTHEDVEVGRCVRRFAGVQCVWSYEIKERDNSMK